The proteins below are encoded in one region of Bacteroidota bacterium:
- a CDS encoding PorP/SprF family type IX secretion system membrane protein: MITFVTRQTAFGQDIHFSQYQAGLSFFNPGNVGAFSGNYRGALLYRQQWRSVTVPFVTTGLALDGKIKSNDRKSFNLGLSLYQDKAGDGNLVSNSIQLMPGYGIHLGSDSTTFLNIGVSLGYLMKGFNFSKYTWDNQFDGEKYDALLTTGEALSSDNAGAIDLGAGFSFLKRVKENFSIGFGAGAMHINSPQFRFVNSANAKYPMHLMASLFTSHQVNRQFTLTPSVAYMKQQSLTEVMAGANAFWKTKKATALIRGVKAGLHYRLNDAAIAMVGCMIGNFDAGISYDVNISDWKRATNNRGATEVSLVYTFSKIKKIKPSVPCIIN, translated from the coding sequence ATGATCACTTTTGTGACCAGGCAAACTGCATTTGGTCAGGACATTCATTTCAGTCAATATCAGGCGGGGTTGAGCTTTTTTAATCCGGGCAATGTTGGCGCGTTTAGTGGCAACTATCGAGGTGCCTTGTTGTACCGTCAACAATGGCGTTCGGTTACAGTTCCATTTGTTACCACCGGCCTTGCACTTGATGGCAAGATAAAAAGTAACGACCGCAAATCATTTAATCTTGGCTTAAGTCTTTATCAGGACAAGGCAGGCGATGGCAACCTGGTTTCTAATTCCATACAGTTAATGCCTGGATATGGCATTCATCTCGGAAGCGACAGTACTACCTTTCTTAATATTGGGGTTTCGTTAGGATACCTGATGAAGGGTTTTAATTTTTCTAAATACACATGGGATAATCAGTTTGATGGAGAAAAATATGATGCGTTGTTAACCACCGGTGAGGCATTGTCTTCAGACAATGCCGGTGCAATTGACCTTGGTGCAGGTTTTAGTTTTTTAAAAAGGGTTAAAGAAAACTTCTCCATCGGCTTTGGTGCAGGAGCGATGCATATCAATAGCCCGCAATTTAGGTTTGTTAATTCTGCAAATGCAAAATATCCCATGCATCTTATGGCATCGCTTTTTACTAGTCATCAAGTTAACCGACAGTTTACTCTTACGCCTTCGGTGGCTTATATGAAGCAGCAATCACTTACCGAAGTCATGGCAGGAGCGAATGCTTTTTGGAAGACCAAAAAGGCAACAGCATTGATACGCGGAGTAAAGGCCGGTTTGCACTATCGCTTAAATGATGCAGCCATAGCTATGGTAGGATGTATGATAGGAAATTTTGATGCAGGCATTTCTTATGATGTAAATATCTCCGACTGGAAAAGGGCCACCAACAATCGCGGAGCTACAGAGGTGAGTTTGGTTTATACATTTTCAAAAATTAAGAAGATAAAACCTTCGGTGCCATGCATTATTAATTGA